From one Acidobacteriota bacterium genomic stretch:
- a CDS encoding acyl-CoA thioesterase, with protein sequence MMPRDTNAHGTIFGGVILSYIDQAGAIEARRQGARLVVTVSMDRVVFHEPVQVGDLVSFYTEAIRIGRSSVTVKVVVKAARAETDMATVTVTEAQVVYVNLDESRRPSPITRA encoded by the coding sequence ATGATGCCGCGCGACACGAACGCGCACGGAACGATTTTCGGCGGCGTCATCCTCTCCTACATCGATCAGGCGGGAGCGATCGAAGCGAGACGGCAGGGGGCACGGCTGGTCGTGACCGTGTCGATGGACCGGGTCGTGTTTCACGAGCCGGTTCAGGTTGGAGACCTGGTCAGCTTCTACACCGAGGCCATACGGATCGGCCGTTCGTCGGTGACCGTCAAAGTGGTGGTGAAAGCCGCGCGCGCAGAGACCGACATGGCGACCGTGACGGTCACGGAGGCGCAGGTCGTCTACGTGAATCTCGACGAGAGCCGCAGACCATCTCCCATCACACGCGCATGA
- the trpS gene encoding tryptophan--tRNA ligase, whose protein sequence is MLTDKGSNVVLSGLRPTGPVHLGNYFGAIRNWVRLQDEGVYDCFYVVVDWHALTSDYADPGHIRQAVFEATADWLAAGLDPSRSTIFLQSEVKEHAELHLLLSMVTPLPWLERVPTFKEQQQQLAEKDLNTYGFLGYPLLQTADIIIYRAGHVPVGEDQAVHLELSREIVRRFNNFYGPVFPEPQALFTETPKVPGTDGRKMSKSYGNTIPLTAPEEEIRAIVANLFTDPNRIRRTDPGNPDICNLFQFHKIFTDEETRDRVDRECRAAEIGCVQDKKLLADIMVEALAPIRARREELDRNPSYVWDVLRDGSKRARQRAAETLEMVRSSMSLSYPELRR, encoded by the coding sequence ATCTTGACTGACAAAGGGAGCAACGTCGTACTCAGCGGTCTTCGGCCGACGGGTCCGGTGCATCTCGGCAACTACTTTGGCGCGATTCGAAACTGGGTCCGGCTCCAGGATGAGGGCGTTTACGACTGCTTCTACGTCGTGGTCGACTGGCATGCTCTCACCTCCGATTACGCGGACCCTGGTCATATCCGTCAGGCCGTTTTCGAAGCGACCGCCGACTGGCTCGCTGCCGGACTCGATCCCTCCCGATCGACGATCTTCCTTCAGAGCGAGGTCAAGGAGCATGCGGAGCTTCACCTGCTGCTGTCGATGGTCACGCCACTGCCCTGGCTCGAGCGGGTTCCCACCTTCAAGGAACAGCAACAGCAGCTCGCCGAGAAAGATCTGAATACCTACGGCTTTCTCGGCTATCCGCTGCTCCAGACGGCCGACATCATCATCTACAGGGCCGGCCACGTTCCGGTCGGGGAGGATCAGGCCGTGCATCTCGAGCTCTCGCGGGAGATCGTCCGGCGCTTCAACAACTTTTACGGGCCCGTTTTCCCCGAGCCTCAGGCCCTTTTCACCGAAACGCCGAAGGTTCCCGGGACCGACGGAAGGAAGATGTCGAAGTCGTACGGCAACACGATTCCTCTCACTGCACCGGAGGAGGAGATCCGCGCGATCGTGGCGAATCTCTTCACCGATCCGAACAGGATCCGGCGGACCGATCCAGGCAATCCCGACATCTGCAATCTCTTTCAGTTCCACAAAATCTTCACCGACGAGGAGACGCGGGACCGCGTCGATCGCGAGTGCCGGGCGGCCGAGATCGGATGCGTCCAGGACAAGAAGCTCCTCGCCGACATCATGGTCGAGGCACTCGCGCCGATCCGCGCCCGCCGCGAAGAGCTCGACCGCAACCCGTCGTACGTGTGGGACGTGCTCCGGGACGGAAGCAAACGCGCCCGGCAGCGCGCCGCGGAAACGCTCGAAATGGTTCGCTCGTCGATGTCGCTTTCCTATCCGGAGCTGCGCCGATGA
- a CDS encoding segregation/condensation protein A, whose protein sequence is MTGVDRVEQPIAGTGRGEQSPPDEASYRVTLPAFEGPLDLLLHLIRKHEIDIYDIPIVLITDQYNAYLGAMEELDLEIAADYLYMAALLVHIKSKMLLPARESGEDEGEQEDPRAELVRRLVEYQKYKAVAETFAEIDVVRIGVWSRPVAMKPDPGEETPELDMSEVSLFDLVGAFHTAMQRYRSAHPAPLELRRSVHRISDKMNELMSAVAQASEPIGLLWFLEGRDRPELVAIFLGMLELVRLGGISIREDSRRGLVIHRTGREITVDQLSAFEDA, encoded by the coding sequence ATGACAGGAGTGGACCGCGTCGAACAACCGATCGCCGGAACCGGCCGGGGGGAACAGTCGCCACCGGATGAGGCGTCGTATCGGGTTACTCTGCCGGCATTCGAGGGCCCTCTCGATCTTCTCCTTCATCTCATCAGGAAACACGAGATCGACATCTACGACATCCCGATCGTTCTGATCACCGATCAGTACAACGCGTACCTCGGGGCGATGGAAGAGCTCGATCTCGAGATCGCGGCCGATTATCTCTACATGGCCGCGCTGCTGGTGCACATCAAATCGAAGATGCTGCTCCCCGCGCGGGAGAGCGGCGAAGACGAGGGGGAACAGGAAGACCCACGCGCCGAGCTCGTCCGGCGGCTCGTCGAATATCAGAAGTACAAGGCGGTGGCCGAGACGTTTGCCGAGATCGACGTTGTCCGGATCGGGGTGTGGAGCCGGCCGGTGGCAATGAAGCCGGATCCGGGGGAGGAAACGCCCGAGCTCGACATGAGCGAAGTCTCGCTTTTCGATCTCGTCGGTGCGTTTCACACGGCGATGCAGCGCTACAGGAGCGCGCATCCGGCACCTCTCGAGCTGAGACGCTCCGTTCATCGGATCTCCGACAAGATGAACGAGCTGATGTCGGCGGTCGCGCAAGCCTCCGAGCCGATCGGGCTTCTCTGGTTCCTCGAGGGACGCGATCGCCCGGAGCTCGTCGCGATTTTTCTCGGCATGCTCGAGCTCGTCCGCCTCGGCGGCATATCCATCAGGGAGGATTCGCGTCGCGGTCTCGTGATTCACCGCACCGGCCGGGAGATCACAGTCGATCAGCTTTCTGCTTTCGAGGACGCCTGA
- the scpB gene encoding SMC-Scp complex subunit ScpB — MNENEIRAAIEAILLASAEPVSLAELTNAIGDTDLSAVDAQISEIERRSGEHFGGIRLERVSGGFRFATRPEYDPYLRKFFEKRRENRLSIASLETLAIVAYRQPITGPEISELRGVNSSGVLRTLLDKKLIRIAGRKNVVGSPFLYRTTSEFLMHFGLEKIQDLPDLEEFGQLVGEMVEGELLLSGLNTSDGISEVPFEDDSEEPSAEEMFEEDEITEPTEDGAHDEEDSERKESATPVVAGDGEKDG; from the coding sequence ATGAATGAAAATGAGATTCGTGCCGCGATCGAAGCCATCTTGCTCGCCTCGGCTGAGCCGGTCTCGCTGGCCGAGCTGACCAATGCGATCGGAGACACCGACCTGTCCGCCGTGGACGCGCAGATCTCCGAGATCGAACGACGTTCCGGGGAGCACTTCGGCGGCATCCGGCTCGAAAGGGTCAGCGGCGGATTCAGGTTCGCAACCAGACCGGAGTACGACCCTTACCTTCGGAAATTCTTCGAGAAAAGGCGCGAGAACCGACTGTCGATTGCATCCCTCGAGACGCTCGCGATCGTAGCGTATCGCCAGCCGATCACCGGGCCGGAAATCTCCGAGCTCCGCGGAGTGAACTCGTCGGGTGTTCTCCGAACGCTCCTCGACAAGAAGCTCATCCGGATCGCCGGTCGGAAGAATGTCGTCGGGAGCCCTTTTCTCTATCGGACGACCAGCGAATTTCTGATGCATTTCGGCCTGGAGAAGATTCAGGACCTCCCGGATCTCGAGGAGTTCGGTCAGCTGGTCGGAGAAATGGTCGAGGGAGAGCTCCTCCTCTCCGGTCTCAATACATCGGACGGGATCAGCGAAGTCCCCTTCGAGGACGATTCCGAGGAGCCTTCAGCGGAAGAGATGTTCGAGGAAGACGAGATCACCGAACCGACGGAGGACGGCGCCCACGACGAAGAAGACTCCGAACGGAAGGAGTCCGCTACCCCGGTCGTCGCTGGTGATGGTGAGAAGGATGGCTGA
- a CDS encoding rRNA pseudouridine synthase produces MAEERVQKLIARAGLASRREAEDLIRSGEVTVNGEVAELGTKADAVRDHIKVRGKLLRPPEEKRYVLLNKPQGYVTTMSDPEERPTVVDLVGPLRERLFPVGRLDFNSEGLLLLTNDGELADRLTHPRYGCSKLYRVKVQGSPDEATLEKLRRGIRLEDGTKTRPCRIERVRRGRTADSSNAWLEVTLTEGKQQQIRRMFDLVGHRVMRLRRIAIGGLRDPKLPRGQWRDLSPDEVALLTTEPKKPVPRDPGGRGKSGKRGPGRGKAVSAGPKRKASSGGRSKGRDSKAKSRSPRAGSGKPAGRSAGTKGARKPRGRK; encoded by the coding sequence ATGGCTGAGGAACGAGTCCAGAAGCTCATCGCCCGAGCAGGGCTCGCGTCGCGTCGTGAGGCGGAGGATCTCATCCGGTCGGGCGAGGTCACGGTCAATGGCGAAGTCGCCGAGCTCGGGACGAAGGCAGATGCGGTCCGTGACCACATCAAGGTTCGTGGAAAGCTGCTGCGACCCCCCGAGGAGAAGCGTTATGTTCTTCTCAACAAGCCGCAGGGTTACGTGACGACTATGTCGGACCCGGAGGAACGGCCGACGGTGGTCGATCTCGTCGGGCCGCTTCGGGAGCGGCTCTTCCCCGTTGGCAGGCTCGACTTCAATTCCGAGGGGTTGCTGCTGCTCACCAACGACGGCGAGCTGGCCGATCGGCTGACGCATCCGCGATACGGCTGCTCGAAGCTCTACCGGGTGAAAGTGCAGGGGAGTCCGGACGAAGCGACGCTCGAGAAGCTTCGTCGCGGAATCCGGCTCGAGGACGGGACAAAGACGAGACCGTGCCGGATCGAGCGCGTGCGGCGCGGCCGGACAGCGGACTCCTCCAATGCCTGGCTCGAGGTCACCCTCACCGAAGGAAAGCAGCAGCAGATCCGTCGGATGTTCGATCTCGTTGGCCACCGGGTCATGCGACTCCGCCGGATCGCGATCGGAGGGCTTCGCGATCCGAAACTTCCGCGGGGGCAATGGCGCGATCTCTCCCCCGACGAGGTGGCCCTTCTCACGACTGAACCGAAGAAACCGGTGCCGCGAGATCCCGGCGGCAGAGGAAAGTCCGGGAAGAGAGGACCCGGGAGGGGGAAGGCGGTCTCAGCCGGACCAAAACGGAAGGCTTCCTCCGGTGGTCGGTCGAAGGGGCGGGATTCGAAGGCGAAAAGTCGTTCTCCCAGGGCGGGGTCGGGGAAACCCGCCGGGCGGAGCGCGGGGACAAAGGGCGCCCGGAAGCCGCGAGGACGGAAGTGA
- the cmk gene encoding (d)CMP kinase, with the protein MIIVAIDGPSGVGKSSTSRAVARRLAIPHIDTGAMYRAVALRVIEAGIDPSDEIGVVDLASRTTVDFETRNGENEVVADGENVAGKIRTPEVSLVASTVSAHPGVRRRLVALQQEIGRRSGGVLEGRDIGTKVFPDTPHKFFLTASPEVRAGRRWRELKQKGVDASLEEVLSDQERRDRQDSTRVDSPLTVNETYRVIDTSEMTVEEVVDVIVESVGDAG; encoded by the coding sequence GTGATCATCGTCGCCATCGACGGGCCATCCGGTGTCGGGAAGTCGAGCACGAGCAGGGCGGTCGCCCGCCGGCTGGCCATTCCGCACATCGATACCGGAGCGATGTACCGCGCGGTTGCACTCCGCGTGATCGAAGCGGGAATCGATCCATCGGACGAGATCGGTGTCGTCGATCTCGCTTCGCGCACAACCGTCGATTTCGAGACCCGGAACGGCGAGAACGAAGTGGTCGCCGACGGGGAAAATGTGGCGGGAAAGATCCGGACACCGGAGGTCAGTCTGGTTGCGAGCACAGTTTCGGCTCACCCCGGCGTGCGTCGAAGGCTCGTCGCACTGCAGCAGGAGATCGGCAGAAGATCGGGGGGGGTGCTGGAAGGGCGGGACATCGGAACGAAGGTGTTTCCCGATACACCCCACAAGTTCTTTCTGACGGCGAGCCCGGAGGTGAGAGCGGGTCGTCGCTGGCGGGAGCTGAAGCAGAAGGGTGTGGACGCTTCGCTCGAAGAGGTTCTCTCGGATCAGGAGAGACGGGACCGGCAGGATTCTACGCGAGTCGACTCACCTCTGACGGTCAATGAAACGTACCGGGTGATCGATACCTCGGAGATGACCGTGGAGGAAGTCGTCGACGTGATCGTCGAATCGGTCGGCGATGCAGGCTGA
- a CDS encoding phosphoenolpyruvate carboxykinase, protein MTEHATVSRTLPVEPKKIFWNPSQSELREMAAAMPNARVTEFDNLNVETRVTSRSKLSTFIATDSSREHSDQTITRNEYDRVAALQDKYVRDREMIVIEGYIGNDPEYRTPARLIIEKSHANIAAMQQILYYPASEEDLESFEPAVQVIYTPNLKMEGYPEDRLIAVDLSANITRVFNSDYFGESKKGGLRMWNRMMYDRGGLPLHAGCKVIPVDGNKKTGLIVGLSGTGKTTTTFTKQNDSSPVQDDFVALMPGGKIVATENGCFAKTFGLSRDDEPTIYDAVTQPSAWLENVSMDKDGKVDFFDTSYTQNGRAVIRMADVAGSADAREIDKADFLLILNRNENIIPAVAKLEGATAAAFFMLGETKGTSAGGAAEAGKSLRVPGTNPFFPLLHALQGNRFLELFEGSPMDVYLMNTGRIGGGENDERSKKVKIRHSSAIVEAIAEGTIEWEVDEEFGYQIARSVPGFEGEDLDFLKPKRLYERQNRIDEYLGLADRYKTERREYLEKWNGLDPRIIDAVPAPDEE, encoded by the coding sequence ATGACAGAGCACGCGACCGTGTCGAGAACCCTGCCCGTGGAACCGAAGAAAATCTTCTGGAACCCTTCCCAGTCGGAGCTTCGCGAGATGGCAGCCGCGATGCCGAATGCCCGCGTCACCGAGTTCGACAACCTCAACGTCGAGACCCGGGTCACCTCCCGGAGCAAGCTCTCGACCTTCATCGCAACCGACTCGTCCCGGGAGCATTCGGATCAGACCATCACACGAAACGAATACGACCGGGTCGCCGCGCTGCAGGACAAATACGTCCGCGATCGGGAGATGATCGTCATCGAGGGCTACATCGGGAACGACCCGGAATACCGGACCCCGGCGAGGCTGATCATCGAAAAGTCCCACGCCAACATCGCGGCGATGCAGCAGATCCTCTACTACCCCGCTTCGGAGGAAGACCTCGAGTCGTTCGAGCCCGCTGTCCAGGTGATTTACACCCCGAATCTCAAAATGGAGGGCTACCCCGAGGACCGGCTGATTGCGGTCGACCTCTCCGCGAATATCACCCGGGTATTCAATTCGGACTACTTCGGCGAATCGAAAAAGGGGGGCCTCCGGATGTGGAACCGGATGATGTACGACAGAGGCGGCCTGCCGCTCCACGCCGGATGCAAGGTGATCCCGGTCGACGGAAACAAGAAAACCGGACTCATCGTCGGTCTGTCGGGCACGGGAAAGACGACGACGACCTTCACGAAACAGAACGACTCGTCACCGGTCCAGGACGACTTCGTCGCCCTGATGCCGGGAGGTAAGATCGTCGCCACCGAGAACGGCTGCTTCGCCAAGACGTTCGGGCTGAGCCGCGACGACGAGCCGACCATCTACGACGCGGTCACCCAGCCCTCCGCCTGGCTCGAGAATGTCTCGATGGACAAGGACGGAAAGGTCGATTTCTTCGACACCAGCTACACGCAGAACGGTCGCGCCGTCATCCGGATGGCCGACGTCGCCGGCAGCGCCGATGCCCGCGAGATCGACAAGGCGGACTTTCTCCTCATTCTCAACCGGAACGAGAACATCATTCCCGCCGTGGCCAAACTCGAGGGAGCCACGGCTGCGGCTTTCTTCATGCTCGGCGAGACCAAGGGAACGAGCGCCGGTGGAGCTGCCGAAGCTGGCAAGAGCCTGCGCGTTCCGGGAACCAATCCGTTCTTCCCTCTTCTCCACGCTCTCCAGGGCAACCGTTTCCTCGAGCTCTTCGAAGGATCCCCGATGGACGTCTACCTGATGAATACGGGAAGGATCGGAGGGGGCGAGAACGACGAACGATCGAAGAAAGTGAAGATCCGGCATTCCAGCGCCATCGTGGAGGCAATCGCCGAGGGGACGATCGAATGGGAGGTCGACGAGGAGTTCGGCTATCAGATCGCCCGCTCCGTTCCCGGCTTCGAAGGGGAGGATCTCGATTTCCTGAAACCGAAACGGCTCTACGAGAGGCAGAACCGGATCGACGAGTATCTCGGCCTCGCGGACCGGTACAAGACCGAGCGGCGGGAGTACCTCGAAAAGTGGAACGGCCTCGATCCGCGCATCATCGACGCCGTCCCGGCTCCCGACGAAGAATAG